One Glutamicibacter halophytocola DNA segment encodes these proteins:
- a CDS encoding amino acid ABC transporter permease, with the protein MAMTTSQRARMSKTIQIVLFFVIIIALAALVDWKKASYAFFSFDKLGPMFPDMILVGLKNTIFYTIISFAFGLALGLILALMKMASFAPYRWFATAFIEFFRGIPAILVLLAFGLGLPQAFGTQWPQSVNVMCALGLVSAAYIAETLRAGLQAVPKGQTEAARSLGMPAWRAMVTIVIPQAFKIVLPPMTNEIILLTKDTSLAFILGATITQYEMTKFGRDGITQLDAGITPLVVAGLFYLVITIPLSLVARKFESRTAKTKR; encoded by the coding sequence ATGGCAATGACTACTAGTCAGCGCGCCCGGATGAGCAAAACCATTCAAATTGTGCTCTTCTTTGTCATCATCATCGCTCTTGCTGCGCTTGTTGACTGGAAAAAAGCATCCTACGCTTTCTTCTCCTTCGACAAGCTCGGACCGATGTTCCCCGACATGATTCTGGTCGGCCTGAAGAATACGATCTTCTACACCATCATTTCCTTCGCTTTCGGCCTAGCCCTGGGTCTAATCTTGGCCCTCATGAAGATGGCGTCCTTCGCGCCGTACCGGTGGTTCGCCACCGCTTTCATTGAGTTCTTCCGCGGCATCCCAGCCATACTGGTCCTTTTGGCCTTTGGCCTGGGTTTGCCACAGGCATTCGGCACGCAATGGCCACAGTCGGTAAACGTCATGTGCGCTCTGGGTCTAGTCTCGGCAGCCTACATCGCTGAAACCCTGCGCGCCGGTTTGCAGGCCGTTCCCAAGGGGCAAACGGAAGCTGCTCGTTCCCTGGGCATGCCAGCATGGCGGGCCATGGTCACCATTGTCATCCCGCAGGCGTTCAAGATCGTCCTGCCTCCGATGACCAATGAAATCATCTTGCTGACCAAGGACACTTCCTTGGCCTTTATCCTCGGTGCAACGATTACCCAGTACGAAATGACCAAATTCGGCCGCGACGGCATTACACAGCTGGACGCAGGCATCACCCCGCTGGTCGTGGCTGGCCTGTTCTACCTGGTGATCACCATTCCGCTGAGCTTGGTAGCCCGCAAATTCGAATCTCGCACGGCGAAGACAAAGCGCTAG
- a CDS encoding PhoX family protein, with product MNPTRTLLPMLGHTRGGRSAATCHFKCGDACVKPDCNTSTNSYFKDIADKSLSRRSMLGLGAIGASALVVGPQLFGAQEASAAPLVPLKNGNNAGGHLSFDAIEPVSRSVDNVSVPEGYDWNAIIRWGDPLFKNTAQFDATKQSARKQAEQFGYNCDYLDIIVDKYSGRTGVLVANHEYTNEDMMFDAAWFEANKDEARRIAMNAHGFSVVEVKRKKKDKKWSYVQGGERNRRITAQTEFTVDGPAAGSDLLKTVADPTGTKVLGTLNNCSGGTTPWGTILSGEENVDQYFSGKGTAEEARYGIGTGATERGWEDTDPRFGLGNEGYENEANRFGWVIEIDPQDPKSTPVKHTSLGRFKHEGANVRIAKNGKAVAYSGDDSRFEYLYKFVSKGTYSKHDRQQNMKLLSEGDLYVAQFNGNSPASEIDGSGQVPSDGAFDGAGTWLPLVKGGASMVEGMSVEEVLVYTRLAADKVGATKMDRPEDVEPSPISGKLYVALTNNSDRGKAGKEGATEPNPRISNRDGHIIELSEAGNDATSTKFTWNILLVAGDPKVNGSTYFSGYPTDKVSPISCPDNLAFDSKGNLWISTDGAPSTIGYSDALHKVTLTGKDRGRVEQFLAVPTGAETCGPLIHDKDDSVFVAVQHPGEGGTYAAPTSLFPDYLANSAAASAGQFYGPRPSVVQVFKEDSHPGNGHGKGKGKNK from the coding sequence ATGAATCCAACCCGTACCCTTTTGCCAATGCTAGGCCATACCCGCGGCGGACGGTCCGCAGCAACCTGCCACTTCAAATGTGGAGATGCCTGCGTAAAGCCGGATTGCAATACCTCGACCAACAGCTACTTCAAAGACATCGCCGACAAGTCGCTCTCCCGCCGCAGCATGCTGGGCCTTGGCGCAATCGGTGCGTCGGCCTTGGTTGTCGGGCCACAGCTCTTTGGCGCGCAAGAAGCCAGCGCGGCGCCTTTGGTTCCGCTGAAGAACGGCAACAACGCCGGCGGCCACTTGTCCTTCGACGCCATTGAGCCGGTGTCCCGATCGGTAGACAACGTCAGCGTTCCTGAAGGATATGACTGGAATGCCATCATCCGCTGGGGTGATCCGCTATTCAAGAACACCGCGCAATTCGACGCCACCAAGCAGAGCGCCCGCAAGCAGGCCGAACAATTCGGCTACAACTGCGATTACCTCGACATCATCGTTGACAAGTACTCGGGCCGCACCGGCGTGCTGGTAGCCAACCACGAATACACCAACGAAGACATGATGTTTGACGCTGCCTGGTTCGAAGCGAACAAGGATGAAGCCCGCCGCATCGCCATGAACGCGCACGGCTTCAGCGTCGTCGAGGTCAAGCGCAAGAAGAAGGACAAGAAGTGGAGCTACGTCCAGGGCGGCGAGCGCAACCGCCGCATTACCGCGCAGACTGAATTCACCGTGGACGGTCCGGCAGCCGGAAGCGACCTGCTCAAGACCGTTGCCGACCCGACCGGAACCAAGGTCCTGGGCACCTTGAACAATTGCTCCGGCGGCACCACCCCATGGGGCACCATTCTCTCCGGCGAAGAAAACGTTGACCAGTACTTCAGCGGCAAGGGCACCGCCGAGGAAGCGCGCTACGGTATCGGCACCGGCGCCACCGAGCGCGGCTGGGAAGACACCGATCCGCGCTTTGGCCTGGGCAACGAAGGCTACGAAAACGAGGCAAACCGCTTCGGCTGGGTCATCGAGATCGATCCGCAGGATCCCAAGTCCACCCCGGTCAAGCACACCAGCCTGGGCCGCTTCAAGCACGAGGGCGCCAATGTGCGCATCGCCAAGAACGGCAAGGCCGTGGCCTACTCGGGTGATGACTCGCGCTTCGAGTACCTGTACAAGTTTGTCTCCAAGGGCACCTATTCCAAGCACGACCGCCAGCAGAACATGAAGCTGCTCTCCGAGGGCGACCTGTACGTCGCGCAGTTCAACGGCAACTCGCCAGCAAGCGAAATCGACGGCAGCGGCCAAGTTCCATCCGACGGCGCCTTCGATGGCGCCGGCACCTGGCTGCCACTGGTCAAGGGCGGTGCCTCCATGGTCGAGGGCATGAGCGTGGAAGAGGTTCTGGTCTACACCCGACTGGCCGCTGACAAGGTGGGCGCAACCAAGATGGACCGCCCGGAAGACGTCGAGCCAAGCCCGATCTCCGGCAAGCTCTACGTGGCCCTGACCAACAACTCGGACCGCGGCAAGGCTGGCAAGGAAGGCGCCACCGAGCCGAACCCGCGCATCTCCAACCGCGATGGCCACATTATTGAACTGTCCGAAGCCGGCAACGACGCAACCAGTACCAAGTTCACCTGGAACATCCTGCTGGTCGCCGGCGATCCCAAGGTCAACGGTTCCACCTACTTCTCCGGTTACCCCACCGACAAGGTCTCGCCAATTTCCTGCCCGGATAACCTGGCTTTCGACTCGAAAGGCAACCTGTGGATCTCCACTGACGGCGCTCCAAGCACCATCGGCTACTCGGATGCCCTGCACAAGGTCACCCTGACCGGCAAGGACCGTGGCCGAGTCGAGCAGTTCCTCGCCGTGCCAACCGGCGCGGAGACCTGCGGCCCGCTGATCCACGACAAGGACGACTCGGTATTTGTCGCGGTCCAGCACCCGGGTGAAGGCGGAACCTACGCTGCACCAACGTCGTTGTTCCCGGACTACCTGGCCAACTCGGCGGCGGCTTCGGCGGGCCAGTTCTATGGTCCGCGGCCAAGCGTGGTGCAGGTCTTCAAGGAAGACTCGCACCCGGGCAACGGGCATGGCAAGGGCAAGGGCAAGAACAAGTAG
- a CDS encoding isochorismate synthase, with protein sequence MSADSPVLSASAHQLSAPSLTSITFEYVDAPQTLLGDSLRHRSLVWTRNGHGLVGFGTAARLHTHGEERFARARAWFAQIIENARIIDPLNRPGTGLVSFGSFAFSFTSVFESRMIIPQLVIGRDEQTAWITLTGTAEELDGVTYEQALARASALMADAAIPEAAAGSIKLTSGQLTAGSYVEAVKKALRHFDERGISKLVLARDVLAHSSTPIDLSKVVLALTERYGNCWTYSVDGLVGATPEMLVRVTDGLAEARVLAGTLDRAAAGADDPGFAQHRLFEDPKQRNEHQLAIDSLTHSLNPISHGMSAPEEPFILQLPNVWHLASDVRAQLRADTTGALPSALDVAEIFHPTAAVCGTPTKKAGVLLRELEGMDRGPYAGPVGWVDSRGDGEFGIALRGGILEDEKLMRLYAGCGIVPGSVPEDELAESWAKMRPMRQALGAE encoded by the coding sequence ATGTCTGCAGATTCGCCCGTTCTCAGCGCCAGCGCCCATCAGCTGTCGGCCCCTAGTCTCACCAGCATCACCTTTGAATATGTCGATGCTCCGCAAACGCTGCTTGGCGACTCATTGCGTCACCGAAGCCTGGTTTGGACCCGCAATGGGCATGGCCTGGTCGGTTTTGGCACCGCTGCCCGCTTGCATACCCATGGCGAGGAACGCTTCGCACGGGCCCGCGCATGGTTTGCGCAGATCATCGAGAACGCCCGGATCATCGACCCGCTGAATCGCCCGGGCACCGGCCTGGTCAGCTTCGGCTCCTTCGCGTTCTCCTTCACCAGCGTTTTCGAATCCCGCATGATCATTCCCCAGCTGGTCATTGGCCGCGATGAGCAGACCGCATGGATCACCCTCACCGGCACCGCCGAGGAACTCGATGGCGTCACCTACGAACAGGCCTTGGCTCGCGCGTCGGCCTTGATGGCCGATGCCGCCATTCCCGAGGCAGCTGCCGGCAGCATCAAGCTGACCAGCGGGCAGTTGACCGCCGGCTCCTATGTCGAGGCCGTTAAAAAGGCCCTGCGGCATTTTGACGAGCGAGGCATTTCGAAGCTGGTGCTGGCCCGGGACGTGCTGGCCCACAGCAGCACGCCGATCGATTTGTCCAAGGTCGTCCTTGCCTTGACCGAGCGCTACGGCAATTGCTGGACCTACAGCGTTGACGGCTTGGTCGGCGCAACTCCCGAGATGCTGGTGCGGGTCACCGATGGCTTGGCCGAGGCGCGCGTGTTGGCCGGAACCCTGGACCGCGCAGCGGCCGGGGCCGATGATCCGGGCTTTGCACAGCACCGCCTTTTCGAGGACCCGAAGCAGCGCAATGAGCACCAGCTGGCCATTGACTCGTTGACCCATTCGCTGAATCCTATTTCGCACGGCATGAGCGCACCGGAAGAGCCATTCATTTTGCAGTTGCCCAATGTGTGGCATTTGGCCAGTGACGTGCGGGCCCAATTGCGCGCGGATACGACCGGCGCGTTGCCGTCGGCCTTGGATGTTGCCGAAATCTTCCATCCAACTGCGGCGGTGTGCGGAACCCCGACGAAAAAGGCCGGGGTGCTCCTGCGTGAATTGGAAGGCATGGACCGCGGACCCTACGCCGGTCCCGTGGGCTGGGTTGACAGCCGTGGCGATGGGGAATTCGGCATCGCCTTGCGCGGTGGAATCCTGGAGGACGAGAAGCTCATGCGCTTGTACGCCGGCTGCGGCATCGTTCCCGGCTCGGTTCCGGAAGATGAGTTGGCCGAGTCGTGGGCAAAAATGCGCCCTATGCGCCAGGCTCTGGGCGCCGAATAG
- the menD gene encoding 2-succinyl-5-enolpyruvyl-6-hydroxy-3-cyclohexene-1-carboxylic-acid synthase codes for MGLQQPDQQLAITTARAVLGTLIQAGIRDLVISPGSRSAPLAYAAAEAEFAGLLRVHVRIDERSAAFMALGLAQSTATPVALAATSGTAIGQMLPAVMEANHTSTPLLVLSADRPDELHGTGASQSTKQKALFGDHVRVAINVPAGHQAGACVEQALEALQGTGLFPAGPVQLNLQFRDPLIPAENESIGHQYWTRIQPGLWPAAGDALSAAAPALAAGLPLRRTVVVAGHGAGAQAQAFAQGLGLPLFAEPSSNARFSAHAITHYRPLIAAGAQRIERVVLFGRPTLSRPVAKLLADPKIQSAIWQPAPVAWYEPGRRRETPISQWNELQEFAGTAPSGWLGAWQELDARAQGLRGDLKRDGAINGLDVAEAIWEGQPHVLLLGSSNIVRDFDLAARPGAADQATVYANRGLAGIDGTISTALGLAVGSGRRTVAVMGDITFAHDASALSWTPGEPQPQLDVVVYNDAGGAIFSTLEHGAVDGSGRYADAVERLFATPQQFDIQCLAKAYGWQYERATTKAELKNLLEQTGGARLRLIEVPASRDHLRADSQELNHRIGQLSWPGS; via the coding sequence GTGGGATTGCAGCAACCAGATCAGCAATTGGCCATCACCACGGCTCGTGCGGTGCTCGGCACTCTGATTCAAGCGGGTATCCGGGACCTGGTCATTTCTCCCGGCTCGCGCAGTGCGCCACTGGCCTATGCCGCGGCGGAAGCTGAATTTGCTGGGCTGCTCAGGGTCCATGTGCGAATCGATGAACGTTCGGCGGCTTTTATGGCCCTGGGCCTGGCGCAAAGCACCGCAACGCCGGTAGCCCTTGCAGCCACCAGCGGCACGGCCATCGGCCAGATGCTTCCGGCGGTGATGGAAGCCAACCACACTTCCACGCCACTGCTCGTTCTTTCGGCAGACCGCCCGGATGAATTGCATGGGACCGGGGCCAGCCAGAGCACAAAGCAAAAGGCGCTTTTCGGCGACCACGTGCGCGTGGCGATCAACGTGCCTGCCGGTCACCAGGCCGGTGCCTGCGTTGAACAAGCGCTGGAAGCATTACAGGGCACCGGGCTGTTCCCCGCTGGCCCGGTCCAACTGAATCTGCAATTCCGGGATCCGCTCATTCCGGCAGAAAATGAGAGCATCGGGCACCAGTACTGGACCCGGATCCAGCCTGGCCTCTGGCCTGCTGCCGGCGATGCGCTATCCGCGGCTGCGCCGGCGCTGGCCGCAGGCCTGCCCCTCCGGCGAACCGTCGTGGTGGCTGGACACGGGGCGGGGGCGCAGGCGCAGGCGTTCGCCCAGGGATTGGGCCTGCCGCTGTTCGCCGAGCCGTCCTCCAATGCCCGGTTCTCGGCTCATGCCATCACCCACTACCGTCCGCTGATCGCTGCCGGCGCGCAACGCATTGAACGGGTTGTGCTCTTCGGCCGCCCAACCCTCAGCCGCCCTGTTGCAAAGCTCTTGGCCGATCCGAAAATCCAATCCGCCATCTGGCAGCCTGCGCCTGTGGCGTGGTACGAGCCTGGCCGCCGCCGCGAAACCCCGATCAGCCAGTGGAATGAGCTTCAGGAATTCGCAGGAACCGCACCAAGCGGCTGGCTGGGGGCTTGGCAAGAACTTGATGCCCGGGCCCAGGGCCTTCGCGGCGATTTGAAGCGCGACGGCGCTATCAACGGACTTGACGTTGCCGAAGCGATCTGGGAGGGCCAACCCCACGTGCTCCTGCTGGGCTCCTCGAATATCGTTCGCGATTTCGACCTGGCTGCCCGCCCGGGTGCCGCTGATCAGGCCACCGTGTACGCCAATCGCGGTTTGGCCGGCATCGACGGAACAATCTCCACCGCGCTGGGACTGGCCGTTGGAAGCGGGCGGCGGACCGTGGCAGTGATGGGCGACATTACCTTCGCCCATGACGCCAGCGCGCTGTCGTGGACTCCGGGAGAGCCGCAGCCGCAACTGGACGTGGTGGTGTACAACGACGCCGGCGGCGCCATCTTCTCCACATTGGAGCACGGAGCAGTTGATGGTTCCGGGCGTTATGCCGACGCCGTGGAGCGACTATTCGCCACACCGCAGCAGTTTGATATTCAGTGCCTGGCCAAGGCCTATGGGTGGCAGTATGAACGCGCCACGACAAAAGCTGAGCTGAAAAACCTGCTGGAGCAAACCGGGGGAGCCAGGCTGCGCTTGATCGAGGTACCCGCGTCGAGAGATCACCTGCGGGCAGATAGCCAGGAGCTCAATCACAGGATCGGGCAGCTGTCCTGGCCTGGATCGTAA
- a CDS encoding o-succinylbenzoate synthase encodes MSFELPPLADLLAHSYVVRLPMRVKFRGITQREALLIEGPEGWGEFSAFVEYAPAEASRWLSAGIEAAYQPFPEPLRTTIPVNATLPAVVASEVGAVLEKYDAPHTIKIKVAEQGQGLEQDLARVAEARRLYPQAALRVDANMGWDIGQAVHALKALSEFDLQYAEQPVPGITGLAEVREQLRTAGIDLKIAADEAVRKHTDPLEVSRLGAADLMVIKAQPLGGIRAVLDIAQQAELDVVVSSALDTSVGLSQAAALASALPELPYACGLSTGTLFADDVCAEPLLATAGYLPVRRIDADPRKLKQLRPEQQRVDWWLRRVEQCYEQLVKA; translated from the coding sequence ATGAGCTTTGAACTTCCACCGCTGGCTGACTTGCTGGCACATAGCTACGTGGTCCGCCTCCCGATGCGCGTTAAATTCAGGGGAATCACCCAGCGAGAAGCACTGCTCATCGAAGGCCCCGAAGGGTGGGGCGAATTCTCGGCCTTTGTCGAATACGCCCCAGCCGAGGCGTCGCGCTGGCTGTCCGCTGGCATTGAAGCTGCGTACCAGCCTTTTCCCGAACCGCTGCGCACCACCATTCCAGTCAACGCAACCTTGCCCGCGGTAGTGGCGAGCGAGGTAGGGGCCGTGCTGGAAAAGTACGATGCTCCGCACACCATCAAGATCAAGGTCGCCGAACAAGGCCAGGGGCTCGAGCAGGACTTGGCCCGGGTCGCAGAAGCCCGTCGCCTCTATCCGCAGGCGGCGCTGCGGGTTGATGCCAATATGGGCTGGGATATCGGCCAGGCGGTCCATGCGCTCAAGGCCCTGAGCGAATTCGATCTGCAATACGCTGAACAGCCGGTGCCCGGCATCACCGGCTTGGCCGAGGTGCGAGAACAATTGCGCACGGCAGGCATCGACCTGAAAATTGCTGCCGACGAAGCGGTGCGCAAGCATACCGACCCGCTGGAAGTCTCCCGGCTGGGTGCCGCAGACCTCATGGTGATTAAAGCCCAGCCACTGGGCGGAATCCGAGCCGTCCTGGACATTGCCCAACAGGCGGAGCTCGACGTCGTAGTGTCCAGCGCCTTGGACACCTCCGTGGGCCTATCCCAGGCCGCTGCGTTGGCTAGCGCACTGCCCGAGCTGCCTTATGCCTGCGGGCTCTCCACCGGAACCCTTTTTGCCGATGATGTCTGCGCCGAACCGCTGCTGGCCACCGCAGGTTATCTTCCGGTGCGGCGCATCGACGCCGATCCCCGAAAACTGAAGCAGCTGCGCCCCGAGCAGCAGCGGGTTGACTGGTGGTTACGAAGAGTCGAGCAGTGCTACGAACAACTAGTCAAAGCCTAG
- a CDS encoding amino acid ABC transporter ATP-binding protein translates to MSTESSELSAHAAGVEITGLRKSYGDNEVLKGIDLNVKPGEVVCLIGPSGSGKSTLLRCVNLLEKPNGGTITVGGFAVTDPEVNLDKMRQQVGMVFQQFNLFPHLTVLENCTVSPIKVLKRKKADAEKVALGHLARVGLGDFGDRYPDQLSGGQQQRVAIARALSMEPTLMLFDEPTSALDPETVGEVLAIMKNLANAGMTMLVVTHEMAFAKEVADRVFFMDGGVVVEEGKAADVIGNPQQPRTQDFLRRVLDPTHVDI, encoded by the coding sequence ATGTCAACTGAATCTAGTGAACTTTCGGCGCACGCCGCAGGCGTGGAGATCACCGGCCTGCGCAAATCCTACGGCGATAACGAGGTGCTCAAGGGCATCGATCTGAACGTCAAGCCCGGCGAGGTAGTTTGCCTCATCGGTCCCTCGGGCTCAGGCAAGTCCACCCTGTTGCGCTGTGTGAATCTGCTGGAAAAGCCCAATGGGGGAACCATCACGGTCGGCGGCTTTGCGGTCACCGACCCAGAGGTGAATCTGGATAAGATGCGCCAGCAAGTGGGCATGGTCTTCCAGCAGTTCAACCTCTTCCCGCACCTGACGGTGCTGGAGAACTGCACGGTTTCCCCGATCAAGGTGCTCAAGCGCAAAAAGGCCGACGCGGAGAAAGTCGCGCTGGGACACTTGGCGCGAGTGGGACTAGGCGATTTCGGAGATCGCTACCCTGATCAGCTTTCCGGCGGCCAGCAGCAGCGTGTGGCCATCGCCCGCGCCCTGTCCATGGAACCAACCCTGATGCTCTTCGACGAGCCCACCAGCGCGTTGGATCCTGAAACCGTCGGCGAGGTACTGGCTATCATGAAGAATCTGGCCAATGCCGGCATGACCATGCTGGTGGTAACCCACGAGATGGCATTCGCCAAGGAAGTGGCGGACAGGGTGTTCTTCATGGACGGCGGCGTCGTGGTGGAAGAAGGCAAGGCAGCGGATGTCATTGGCAATCCGCAGCAGCCAAGGACCCAGGACTTCCTGCGCCGAGTCTTGGATCCGACCCACGTCGATATCTAG
- a CDS encoding polyprenyl synthetase family protein, whose product MTDSKSNWTAAGHEVSDSIELNPETAALAAAINLPSGFAMLAEDPDFGPAISIGMAKVEKLLRDALANSDPLIDASSRHLVEAGGKRVRPLLVLLTSLLGHGVTDEVIKAAAVVELTHLATLYHDDVMDSAPLRRGAPTAHEVWGNSVAILAGDLIFARASVFGADLGPEAVMWQSRTFERLCLGQLHESIGPREGDDEIEHHLQVISDKTASLLSTSGAFGARFGGAPEFIEVLREYGEKVGVAFQVADDVIDLASEKADSGKTPGTDLREGVPTLPILLLRQAAAAGDEQAAQAVALVDADLSTDEALAKAVEAVRAHSVLHDAWKAARQWADDAIQSLAPLPEGTVKQALISFADAVVTRDA is encoded by the coding sequence GTGACTGATTCGAAGAGCAACTGGACCGCAGCCGGACATGAAGTGTCGGACTCGATTGAGCTGAATCCTGAAACCGCTGCATTAGCTGCGGCTATTAATCTTCCCTCGGGCTTTGCGATGCTTGCCGAGGACCCGGACTTCGGGCCGGCGATTTCCATCGGCATGGCCAAGGTCGAGAAGCTGCTGCGCGATGCGCTGGCCAATTCCGACCCGTTGATCGATGCCTCCAGCCGGCACCTGGTCGAAGCCGGCGGCAAGCGGGTGCGCCCGCTCTTGGTGCTGCTCACCTCCCTGCTCGGCCACGGCGTGACCGATGAAGTGATCAAGGCCGCAGCCGTCGTGGAACTGACCCACCTGGCAACCCTGTACCACGACGACGTGATGGACTCCGCTCCGCTGCGCCGCGGTGCTCCCACTGCCCACGAGGTCTGGGGCAACTCCGTTGCCATTCTGGCGGGGGACCTCATCTTCGCCCGGGCCTCGGTCTTCGGCGCCGACCTTGGTCCTGAAGCAGTGATGTGGCAGTCGCGCACCTTCGAGCGCCTGTGCCTGGGCCAGCTGCACGAATCCATCGGGCCGCGTGAAGGCGACGACGAGATCGAGCACCACCTGCAGGTCATCAGCGACAAGACCGCCTCCCTGCTTTCCACCTCCGGAGCCTTTGGCGCGCGCTTTGGCGGAGCGCCGGAGTTCATCGAGGTACTGCGCGAGTACGGTGAAAAGGTGGGCGTCGCCTTCCAGGTAGCTGACGACGTCATTGACCTGGCCTCCGAGAAGGCCGACTCGGGCAAGACCCCGGGCACTGATTTGCGTGAAGGCGTCCCGACCTTGCCGATCCTGCTGTTGCGCCAGGCCGCCGCAGCCGGTGATGAGCAAGCCGCGCAGGCCGTGGCCCTGGTGGATGCCGACCTTTCCACGGATGAGGCACTGGCCAAGGCCGTTGAAGCCGTTCGCGCGCACTCGGTACTGCACGATGCGTGGAAGGCCGCACGACAGTGGGCCGATGACGCGATCCAATCGCTGGCGCCGTTGCCGGAAGGCACCGTGAAGCAGGCGTTGATCTCCTTCGCCGACGCCGTGGTGACCCGCGACGCCTGA
- a CDS encoding HIT family protein — MLHRSHQPAEYQCPFCELVQDLPFSQDNLCAPTDLIYQTGLVAAIMACDGFGNYGGHAMIIPTRHLEALYDLDDATGAAIMKETKRVALAMKLAWDPEGTSTRQHNEPAGNQHVWHYHQHVFPRYHDDQLYQQLRHRVSIEERALKAQQLRQALFSPEHPEPLQASEVIR; from the coding sequence GTGCTCCACCGTTCCCATCAGCCGGCCGAGTACCAGTGCCCTTTCTGCGAACTGGTGCAGGATCTGCCGTTCAGCCAGGACAATCTTTGCGCGCCTACCGATCTGATCTATCAGACCGGCTTGGTGGCGGCGATCATGGCCTGTGATGGGTTCGGAAACTATGGCGGGCATGCCATGATCATTCCCACCCGGCATCTGGAAGCGCTCTACGACCTGGATGATGCCACCGGCGCGGCCATCATGAAGGAAACCAAGCGCGTGGCATTGGCCATGAAGCTGGCGTGGGATCCGGAAGGCACCAGCACCCGGCAGCACAATGAGCCCGCGGGAAACCAGCATGTCTGGCATTACCACCAGCACGTATTTCCCCGCTATCACGATGACCAGCTGTATCAGCAGCTGCGCCATCGGGTCTCGATAGAGGAACGGGCATTGAAGGCGCAGCAGCTGCGCCAGGCGCTCTTTTCCCCGGAGCACCCTGAACCGCTGCAAGCTTCGGAAGTAATCCGTTGA
- a CDS encoding ABC transporter substrate-binding protein, with protein MRSPKKKFAAAVALSSVALLAMTACGSDSGSSSESEGASFPINEGKLTICSDIPYEPFEFVKDGKNVGFDMDVAAEIAKDAKLELNVIDASFDSIESGLFSTQCDIAISSISITDARKEKMDFSTPYMDDDLVLIAKNGSGITDLETAKDKKVGVQQATTGEKYGKEQGLKNLVGFEDAGLQTQALLANQVEAVLGNQSVLGYAVKDKPDYKAVANFKTGEQLGVAVPKDNADTLELVNGTLKRLTDEGTMEELTVKWFGEK; from the coding sequence ATGCGTAGCCCCAAGAAAAAATTCGCAGCCGCCGTCGCGCTCAGCTCCGTAGCACTTCTAGCCATGACCGCCTGCGGTTCCGATAGCGGCTCCAGCTCGGAGTCCGAAGGCGCATCCTTCCCGATCAACGAGGGCAAGCTGACCATTTGCTCGGATATCCCCTACGAGCCATTTGAATTCGTCAAGGACGGCAAAAACGTCGGCTTCGACATGGATGTCGCGGCGGAAATCGCCAAGGACGCCAAGCTGGAACTCAATGTCATCGACGCCAGCTTCGACTCCATCGAATCCGGTCTGTTCAGCACCCAGTGCGACATCGCCATTTCCTCGATCTCCATCACCGACGCTCGCAAGGAGAAGATGGACTTCTCCACCCCTTACATGGATGACGACCTGGTCCTGATCGCCAAGAACGGCTCGGGCATCACCGACCTGGAAACTGCCAAGGACAAGAAGGTTGGCGTCCAGCAGGCTACCACCGGTGAAAAGTACGGCAAGGAACAGGGCCTCAAGAACTTGGTCGGCTTCGAAGATGCCGGATTGCAGACCCAGGCACTGCTGGCAAACCAGGTTGAAGCCGTATTGGGCAACCAATCGGTTCTTGGCTACGCGGTAAAGGACAAGCCAGATTACAAGGCTGTCGCCAACTTCAAGACCGGCGAACAACTCGGTGTTGCCGTTCCGAAGGACAATGCAGACACCCTGGAATTGGTCAATGGAACGCTCAAGCGCTTGACCGATGAAGGAACCATGGAAGAACTGACCGTGAAGTGGTTCGGCGAAAAGTAA